The following proteins are encoded in a genomic region of Puniceicoccus vermicola:
- the uvrA gene encoding excinuclease ABC subunit UvrA: MSRKAKAIRLRGVRQNNLKNLSVDIPLGKVTVVTGLSGAGKSSLVFETLHAEGQRRYVETFNAYTRQFLETIGRPDVDSIENICPSIAIEQKNSVRTSRSTVGTMTELCDFFKVWFPSVATLYDPATGHPIGDDSPQSVWKRLLAASESTDPCLIGFRIEKPKNIDWEEILSSLGKQGYNRGVHGGEVIRLGEIQPDALKGSQSLLVVQDRLKIAPTNRNRFLEAATTAFQHGHGEMLIFDSSGEILHSFSEGLRSPETGRTFRPPQPAVFSFNSPIGACPSCRGFGRVIGLNRDLVIPDQTLSLNKGAIRPFQGKVYSNSLDDLRRRAKDFGLRMDVPWQDLTDREKRFVWEGDTDYPSGEDEAWIGRWYGIERFFAWLEKNVYKMHVRVFLSKYRAYDTCPDCNGKRLGEESLCWKWNGVTLPDLYEKEVGELRALIEPHQEDLDPGDILGPILQRLRFLDDVGLGYLTLNRATRTLSGGETERVNLTTCLGTSMVDTLFVLDEPSVGLHPRDIDRLIGILRGLAAQGNTVVVVEHDERIMRAADRILEIGPNPGRRGGEIVFEGTPAQICSSRKSLTGSYLSGEVGAASSESRRPVEMDQRKKESCGRLSIYGASKHNLNDINLHLPLKRFVAISGVSGSGKSTLLQKVIYDGLLRQRGQPVDDPAQIRDIDSSESIGEVVRIDQSSLSKTPRSNPALLTGAWEEFRKAFAATEEAISSGMTPGTFSFNAGDGRCDHCQGLGYEHVEMQFLSDLYLPCPVCEGRRFKPEVLAIQLEGCSVDQLLKMEVNDALERFADRPKIVEKLEPIQRVGLGYLPLGHPLNQLSGGESQRLKLVRHLGKMGNKKSKAPRGAALILIDEPTTGLHRHDIANLLEVFQELVKAGNSLVVVEHHPDVLTAADWMIEMGPGAGSAGGKIVAEGTPLEIAQGQTESAPFLREAFGSEGEIIPFPSAESSEEVALVAESAVPYGDRPRAIAVEGAREHNLRDISVQIPHGKTTVIAGVSGSGKSTLAFDIIFAEGQRRFMESMSAYARQFVEQLPKPEVTRLSGLAPSVAIEQRVTHGTAKSTVATITEVAQYLRLLFARIGIQHNPVTGNPVSGLSETELTRLFEKLRKDLQSSKGKAFVGAPLIRGRKGHHQPLADWAAAREYPYLICDGNWVRPNEFTKLDRYREHDVDVILADLTDLDKAEAHERFGLALKLGHGTAFVQLGKAGQRHHFSSSRVDPETGEAFPELDPKHFSWNSPRGWCPTCRGRGTLIEEAVEGGDEPICPDCEGTRLNELSRHVYLRTGPKDRVNLPHLLALNAPQLIQTIEKVQGNPRDRAILKEIFPEIRERLQLMEQIGLDYLTLDRSTRTLSGGEAQRIRLTSQLGSNLTGVLYVLDEPTIGLHARDNERLLQSIDTLKRRGNTVLVVEHDADVILNADRVIDMGPGAGVHGGEIVAEGTPKQIIRNAASVTGKHLARQAVHPLRGNRRDLPKAGKEWIRLDEVRLRNWQGDSVAIPRRRLTAVCGVSGAGKSTLVHEALQRSVDGALKAGKNQLGVTALRSLFAGSGEKNPIAKVSGFAGIRKVIEIDQSPIGKTSRSTPATYIGVFDMIRASFSALPEAKMRGLTSSAFSFNTAGGRCEACKGAGVRKLEMNFLPDASVVCEECGGKRYRGDLLDIHWRGKSIADVLEMSFEEAAEFFSFDQRIHQILALMVETGLGYLNLGQPSPTLSGGEAQRLKLVSELAGGTAGPIGSENLYLLEEPTIGLHLKDCERLTGLLHRLVDEGHTVVVVEHQTDILAEADYLIEIGPEGGDRGGQVIFEGIPEAMLKSKQSLTASCLKPLLKG, translated from the coding sequence ATGTCCCGCAAAGCGAAAGCCATCCGTCTCCGAGGAGTCCGGCAAAACAATTTAAAGAACCTTTCCGTCGATATCCCGCTCGGTAAGGTAACGGTCGTAACTGGGCTCAGTGGAGCCGGTAAATCATCCCTCGTCTTCGAAACCCTCCACGCCGAGGGACAGCGCCGCTATGTAGAGACCTTTAACGCCTATACCCGCCAATTTCTTGAAACGATCGGGCGTCCGGACGTGGACTCGATTGAGAACATCTGCCCCTCCATTGCCATTGAGCAGAAGAACTCCGTACGGACTTCTCGCTCCACAGTCGGAACCATGACGGAGCTTTGCGATTTCTTCAAAGTCTGGTTTCCCTCCGTCGCCACCCTGTACGATCCGGCCACGGGGCACCCTATCGGAGACGATTCGCCGCAATCGGTCTGGAAACGTCTGCTCGCTGCGAGTGAAAGCACCGACCCCTGCCTCATCGGCTTCCGAATCGAAAAGCCCAAAAACATCGACTGGGAGGAGATTCTCTCGTCGCTCGGAAAGCAGGGGTACAATCGTGGAGTTCACGGAGGAGAAGTCATCCGGCTCGGGGAGATCCAACCCGACGCCCTCAAGGGAAGCCAGTCGCTCCTCGTCGTTCAGGATCGACTCAAGATCGCCCCTACCAACCGAAACCGTTTTCTCGAGGCAGCGACAACCGCCTTCCAGCACGGCCACGGCGAGATGCTCATCTTCGATTCTTCGGGCGAGATCCTGCACTCTTTTTCAGAGGGTTTGCGCTCCCCGGAAACCGGCCGCACCTTCCGCCCTCCTCAGCCCGCAGTCTTCTCGTTCAACTCACCGATTGGGGCATGTCCCAGCTGCCGCGGTTTCGGAAGAGTCATCGGCCTGAACCGCGACTTAGTCATCCCGGATCAAACTCTTTCTCTCAACAAAGGAGCCATCCGTCCGTTTCAAGGCAAAGTGTATTCCAATTCCCTCGACGACCTGCGCCGTCGGGCAAAAGATTTCGGTCTGCGCATGGACGTCCCCTGGCAGGACCTGACCGACCGGGAAAAGCGCTTTGTCTGGGAAGGTGATACCGACTACCCCAGCGGAGAAGATGAGGCCTGGATCGGCCGCTGGTACGGAATCGAACGTTTTTTCGCCTGGCTCGAGAAAAATGTCTACAAGATGCACGTCCGGGTTTTCCTGTCGAAATACCGTGCCTACGACACTTGTCCCGATTGCAATGGAAAACGCCTCGGCGAGGAATCTCTCTGCTGGAAATGGAACGGGGTCACCCTGCCCGACCTTTACGAGAAAGAAGTTGGCGAACTCCGGGCCCTCATCGAACCTCATCAAGAAGACCTCGACCCCGGGGATATCCTGGGACCCATCCTTCAGCGCCTGCGTTTCCTCGATGATGTCGGGCTGGGTTATCTAACCCTCAATCGAGCCACCCGCACGCTCAGCGGCGGGGAGACCGAACGAGTCAATCTCACGACCTGCCTCGGGACCTCGATGGTCGACACCCTGTTCGTCCTCGACGAACCTTCAGTAGGACTTCATCCCCGTGATATTGACCGCCTGATCGGAATTCTTCGCGGACTCGCGGCCCAGGGTAATACCGTCGTCGTCGTCGAGCACGACGAACGGATCATGCGCGCCGCAGACCGCATCCTCGAGATCGGGCCCAACCCCGGCCGCCGAGGAGGAGAAATCGTCTTCGAAGGAACGCCCGCTCAAATCTGCTCTTCTCGCAAAAGTCTGACTGGCTCGTATCTTTCCGGTGAAGTGGGTGCCGCTTCGTCGGAATCACGCCGCCCGGTCGAGATGGATCAACGCAAAAAGGAAAGCTGCGGGCGCCTCTCGATTTACGGAGCCTCCAAACACAACCTCAACGACATCAACCTACATCTTCCGCTCAAGCGCTTTGTCGCCATCAGCGGAGTTTCGGGGTCTGGGAAATCTACGCTCCTGCAAAAAGTCATCTACGACGGCCTTCTCCGGCAAAGAGGTCAACCTGTCGATGATCCCGCCCAGATTCGTGACATCGATTCCAGCGAGTCCATTGGCGAGGTCGTTCGCATTGACCAGAGCAGCCTGAGCAAAACCCCGCGCTCCAACCCTGCCCTCCTCACCGGAGCCTGGGAAGAGTTTCGTAAGGCTTTTGCCGCGACCGAAGAGGCGATCAGCAGCGGCATGACTCCGGGAACTTTTTCCTTCAATGCGGGAGACGGCCGCTGCGACCATTGCCAAGGTCTTGGCTACGAACATGTGGAGATGCAGTTCCTCTCGGACCTCTACCTCCCCTGCCCGGTCTGCGAAGGCCGCCGTTTCAAGCCGGAGGTCCTCGCGATTCAACTGGAAGGTTGCTCGGTCGACCAATTGCTCAAGATGGAGGTAAACGACGCTCTTGAACGCTTCGCGGACCGTCCGAAAATCGTCGAAAAACTCGAACCGATCCAGCGGGTCGGTCTCGGCTACCTTCCCTTGGGCCATCCGCTCAATCAACTTTCCGGAGGCGAATCTCAACGGCTAAAGCTGGTGCGCCACTTGGGCAAGATGGGCAACAAGAAATCGAAAGCCCCCCGGGGCGCCGCGCTCATTCTGATCGATGAGCCGACCACCGGTCTCCACCGCCACGACATCGCCAATCTTCTCGAAGTCTTTCAGGAACTTGTGAAGGCGGGCAACAGCCTCGTCGTCGTCGAGCATCACCCGGATGTGCTCACCGCTGCCGACTGGATGATCGAGATGGGCCCAGGCGCCGGATCGGCCGGTGGCAAAATCGTCGCCGAAGGAACTCCCCTCGAAATTGCCCAAGGCCAAACCGAATCCGCTCCGTTTCTCCGCGAAGCGTTTGGAAGCGAAGGCGAGATCATCCCATTTCCCTCCGCGGAGTCGAGCGAGGAAGTCGCGCTCGTCGCCGAGTCAGCGGTTCCCTATGGCGACCGGCCCCGGGCCATCGCTGTCGAAGGCGCCCGTGAGCACAACCTTCGGGACATCAGTGTCCAAATCCCTCACGGAAAAACCACGGTCATTGCCGGAGTTTCCGGAAGTGGAAAATCGACTCTGGCCTTCGACATCATTTTCGCGGAGGGACAGCGGCGTTTCATGGAGTCGATGTCCGCCTACGCCCGTCAGTTTGTCGAGCAACTGCCGAAGCCCGAGGTGACTCGGCTGAGCGGACTCGCGCCGAGTGTAGCCATCGAACAACGAGTAACCCACGGCACCGCGAAATCAACCGTCGCCACCATCACGGAGGTCGCTCAGTACCTGCGCCTGCTCTTTGCAAGAATCGGCATCCAGCATAATCCAGTGACCGGGAACCCGGTGAGCGGACTCTCCGAAACCGAGCTTACCCGATTGTTCGAAAAGCTTCGCAAAGATCTGCAAAGTTCCAAAGGGAAAGCGTTCGTCGGAGCCCCACTGATACGAGGACGCAAAGGACACCACCAACCGCTGGCCGACTGGGCCGCAGCGCGGGAATATCCTTATTTGATCTGCGACGGAAACTGGGTCCGCCCCAATGAGTTCACCAAACTGGATCGTTACCGTGAGCATGATGTCGACGTCATTCTTGCAGACCTGACCGATCTTGACAAAGCGGAGGCCCACGAACGTTTCGGCCTCGCCCTCAAATTGGGACACGGTACCGCTTTCGTTCAACTCGGCAAAGCAGGCCAGCGGCATCACTTTTCGAGTTCCCGGGTCGATCCCGAGACGGGCGAAGCCTTTCCGGAGCTGGATCCCAAGCACTTTTCGTGGAACTCACCCCGCGGATGGTGCCCCACCTGCCGCGGGCGGGGAACGCTCATTGAAGAAGCGGTCGAAGGTGGCGATGAACCGATCTGTCCAGACTGCGAAGGCACCCGACTGAATGAACTGAGTCGCCACGTCTACCTGCGAACTGGCCCTAAGGATCGGGTCAACCTTCCCCACTTGCTCGCGTTGAACGCCCCGCAACTGATTCAGACCATTGAAAAGGTTCAGGGGAATCCACGCGACCGAGCCATTCTCAAAGAGATCTTTCCGGAAATTCGCGAACGACTCCAACTCATGGAGCAAATTGGGCTCGATTACCTCACCTTGGATCGCTCCACTCGCACCCTATCCGGCGGGGAGGCCCAGCGCATTCGCCTCACTTCGCAACTCGGCTCGAATCTGACAGGGGTCCTCTACGTTCTGGACGAACCCACCATCGGGCTCCACGCCCGCGATAATGAAAGACTTCTCCAGTCCATCGACACATTGAAGCGTCGCGGCAATACCGTTCTCGTCGTCGAACACGATGCCGACGTCATTCTCAACGCAGATCGGGTCATCGACATGGGCCCCGGCGCAGGTGTGCACGGGGGAGAGATCGTCGCCGAGGGCACTCCGAAGCAAATCATCCGCAACGCAGCATCGGTGACCGGGAAACACTTGGCTCGCCAAGCCGTCCATCCTCTGCGCGGAAACCGCCGCGATCTGCCGAAAGCGGGCAAGGAATGGATTCGCCTCGATGAGGTCCGCCTCCGCAATTGGCAAGGAGACTCCGTCGCCATTCCCCGCCGACGTCTAACCGCGGTTTGCGGAGTTTCCGGGGCAGGAAAATCGACCTTGGTGCACGAAGCACTTCAGCGGTCGGTAGACGGGGCGCTGAAAGCAGGAAAGAACCAACTCGGTGTCACCGCTTTGCGTTCACTCTTTGCGGGCTCAGGAGAGAAAAATCCGATCGCTAAAGTGAGCGGATTTGCCGGCATTCGCAAGGTCATCGAGATCGACCAATCTCCGATCGGGAAGACCTCGCGCTCCACTCCAGCCACCTACATCGGAGTCTTTGATATGATTCGCGCCTCTTTCTCGGCCCTTCCGGAGGCCAAGATGCGCGGTCTCACCTCCAGTGCCTTCTCTTTCAACACCGCAGGAGGCCGCTGCGAAGCTTGTAAGGGCGCGGGTGTCCGCAAACTGGAGATGAACTTCCTCCCAGATGCTTCCGTCGTCTGTGAAGAATGTGGCGGCAAGCGCTACCGGGGAGATCTTCTCGATATTCATTGGCGCGGAAAGTCGATCGCCGATGTCCTCGAGATGTCCTTCGAAGAAGCTGCAGAATTTTTCTCCTTCGACCAGCGCATCCACCAAATCCTCGCCCTGATGGTCGAGACCGGTCTCGGCTACCTGAACCTCGGGCAACCCTCTCCCACCCTCAGTGGCGGAGAAGCCCAACGGCTGAAGCTGGTGAGCGAACTAGCCGGAGGAACGGCAGGACCCATCGGATCCGAGAATCTCTATCTCCTTGAAGAGCCAACAATCGGACTCCACCTCAAAGATTGCGAACGATTGACAGGACTCCTCCACCGACTCGTGGACGAGGGCCATACCGTCGTCGTCGTCGAGCACCAGACCGACATACTCGCCGAAGCCGACTACCTCATTGAAATCGGTCCCGAAGGCGGAGACCGCGGCGGTCAGGTCATTTTTGAAGGGATCCCCGAAGCGATGCTCAAATCCAAACAAAGCCTAACCGCCTCCTGCCTGAAGCCATTACTGAAAGGTTGA
- a CDS encoding FmdB family zinc ribbon protein → MPIYEYETVPSKKGEKVKHYEIRQSMSDEPLTHHPETGEKLKKVFTAFAVGGGSSSSASASSSGGGCCGGSCGCHHN, encoded by the coding sequence ATGCCCATCTACGAATACGAAACGGTCCCTTCGAAAAAGGGAGAAAAGGTGAAGCACTACGAAATCCGCCAAAGCATGTCGGACGAGCCCTTGACCCACCACCCGGAGACGGGGGAAAAGCTCAAGAAAGTCTTTACCGCCTTTGCCGTAGGCGGAGGATCCTCCTCCTCGGCGTCCGCTTCCTCGAGCGGCGGGGGTTGCTGTGGCGGGAGCTGCGGTTGCCATCACAACTAA
- a CDS encoding MFS transporter, with protein MSLFQQKETVSESELRSGMRLLNYDAVCSQILGVLGGGAFLVAFALELNASNLLIGFLAAIGPASQILQIPSIYAVEKLRNRKALVVLPALIGRFAWLFIPFIPFLLPPDYWSGALLGLIVFYFGISATAGCAFNSWMRDLIPQKEFGGFFGKRLSIASAVGAAVTLGAGWAVTPLLEWSGDPFVPYSLFFVIAGLVGILGTKFLNQVPEPKPEPAELAPFLSLLFEPIRSKPFRQLLIFTVFWSFAANMAGAFFGVYMLQRLEIPMGIVISLSVLSQVVNVLFYRIWGTLADAWSNRSVLLVAGQLFMIATLVWPFTTFPEKYALTIPLLILIHVLTGISTAGVILSTGNLAMKNAPKGKATAFLASNALFNGAAATMAPIVGGIIADVLAGSEFAANFSFTEVLTDGDPIVFSALNLRGLDFVFFLAAIVGFYGLHRLAYVEEPESRTERLRLDTVIAETRKSLTSISNVAGLRKLAYFPFYLLAAIPSRNGGEKKNGNRETDSAESPLGEQEGQVESEDRP; from the coding sequence TTGAGTTTATTTCAGCAAAAAGAAACCGTTTCAGAGAGTGAACTGCGCAGTGGAATGCGCCTTCTCAATTACGATGCGGTTTGTTCGCAGATCCTGGGGGTGCTCGGGGGAGGCGCATTCCTCGTCGCCTTCGCGCTCGAACTGAATGCCTCGAATCTCTTGATCGGTTTCTTGGCAGCGATCGGTCCGGCGAGCCAGATTTTGCAGATTCCTTCGATTTACGCGGTCGAGAAGTTGCGGAATCGAAAGGCTCTGGTTGTCTTGCCGGCTTTGATCGGCCGCTTTGCCTGGTTGTTCATCCCCTTCATTCCTTTTCTTCTCCCTCCGGATTACTGGTCCGGGGCGCTTCTTGGGCTCATCGTTTTCTATTTTGGGATCAGCGCCACCGCCGGGTGTGCCTTCAATTCGTGGATGCGGGATCTGATCCCTCAGAAGGAGTTTGGAGGTTTTTTCGGGAAGAGATTGTCGATCGCTTCTGCGGTCGGGGCAGCAGTGACCCTGGGTGCTGGTTGGGCCGTGACACCCTTGCTTGAGTGGAGCGGTGATCCATTTGTTCCTTACAGCCTCTTTTTTGTCATTGCCGGGCTGGTGGGCATTCTCGGGACCAAATTTCTGAACCAGGTGCCGGAGCCCAAGCCGGAACCTGCCGAATTGGCCCCTTTCTTATCTCTTCTCTTCGAACCCATTCGTTCGAAGCCCTTCCGGCAGCTTTTGATTTTTACGGTTTTCTGGAGCTTTGCGGCCAACATGGCCGGGGCGTTTTTCGGGGTCTACATGCTCCAGCGGTTGGAGATTCCGATGGGAATCGTCATTTCACTCAGCGTCCTCAGCCAGGTCGTGAATGTGCTCTTCTATCGAATCTGGGGAACCTTGGCCGATGCGTGGAGTAACCGTTCAGTCCTCCTCGTGGCAGGCCAGCTGTTCATGATCGCTACGCTCGTCTGGCCCTTCACAACCTTCCCGGAAAAGTATGCCCTAACCATTCCGCTCTTGATCCTGATCCACGTGTTGACCGGAATCTCGACGGCGGGGGTGATCCTCTCGACGGGAAATCTGGCGATGAAGAATGCCCCTAAAGGCAAGGCCACCGCTTTCTTGGCGAGCAATGCTCTGTTTAACGGAGCAGCGGCTACGATGGCTCCGATTGTTGGGGGGATCATCGCCGATGTTTTGGCGGGCAGTGAGTTTGCGGCCAATTTCTCTTTTACCGAAGTTCTCACCGACGGGGATCCGATCGTCTTTTCGGCGCTGAATCTTCGGGGGCTCGATTTTGTCTTTTTTCTCGCGGCCATTGTCGGGTTCTACGGACTCCACCGTCTGGCCTACGTGGAAGAGCCGGAATCCCGAACGGAGCGACTCCGCCTCGACACCGTGATCGCCGAAACCCGCAAGAGCCTGACGAGTATCTCCAACGTCGCGGGCTTACGGAAGTTGGCTTATTTCCCATTCTATCTTTTGGCTGCAATCCCATCCCGTAATGGGGGCGAAAAGAAGAATGGGAATCGGGAAACGGATTCGGCTGAGTCGCCGCTCGGTGAGCAGGAGGGGCAGGTCGAAAGCGAAGACCGGCCCTAG
- a CDS encoding histidine phosphatase family protein, whose amino-acid sequence MSEDTQKKVFLFRHGETEWSRSGQHTSITDLPLTANGRDDAKALKPVVELCDFSLILSSPRKRAKETAELAGVGDRMEIDEDLAEWFYGDYEGMTTSEIREKVPGWNIFTHPVPGGETGEEVAARCDRVIQRVLEASGDVALFAHGHLLRVFTVRWLRLGPSEGRHFVIHTGSLIRLGYEHENRAIEIWNAPVDR is encoded by the coding sequence ATGTCGGAGGATACTCAAAAAAAGGTATTTCTGTTTCGTCACGGGGAGACGGAGTGGAGTCGGTCTGGGCAGCATACTTCGATTACAGATTTACCCCTTACGGCGAACGGGAGGGACGACGCGAAAGCGCTCAAGCCCGTGGTCGAACTCTGCGACTTTTCCCTGATTTTGAGTAGTCCGCGGAAGCGGGCGAAGGAAACCGCTGAATTGGCGGGAGTCGGGGATCGGATGGAGATCGATGAGGACCTTGCGGAATGGTTTTACGGCGATTACGAAGGCATGACGACTTCTGAAATTCGGGAGAAAGTGCCCGGATGGAACATTTTCACCCATCCCGTTCCCGGTGGAGAGACGGGGGAAGAGGTGGCGGCCCGGTGCGACCGGGTAATTCAAAGAGTTTTGGAGGCCTCCGGGGATGTGGCCTTGTTTGCGCACGGTCATCTTCTGCGCGTGTTTACGGTTCGCTGGTTGAGGCTAGGGCCGAGTGAAGGGCGTCATTTCGTCATCCACACGGGTTCTTTGATCCGCCTCGGCTACGAGCACGAGAATCGTGCCATCGAGATCTGGAACGCTCCGGTAGACCGCTAG